In the genome of Qipengyuania seohaensis, one region contains:
- a CDS encoding lasso RiPP family leader peptide-containing protein — protein MNEKKAYSTPVLTEVGTFERITQANGCPDALDAAFPAGTPFGDLTCGVDGGMS, from the coding sequence ATGAATGAGAAGAAAGCCTATTCAACCCCCGTCCTTACCGAGGTCGGCACTTTCGAGCGCATTACGCAGGCCAACGGCTGCCCCGATGCGCTCGATGCTGCATTCCCCGCCGGAACCCCTTTCGGCGACCTGACATGCGGCGTCGACGGCGGGATGTCCTGA